ggtacaaaaataaacttataaatattaaaatcaaaatcaaaatttgaaaacaggAAGAAAAAtcatcttaaaaaataaaaaataatctaagaaaaatatacgttttgattttcaaaatctaatcGATATATCATTGTAAAAGTTTTGacaataattttctctttatatGTACCTAGCTTTTTACAatcgttttttaaaaatattattcttaaagTTTTGCGTAATAAACaagataaacaaaataaaattatatctcGAATTTcgaattacaaaatttaagatcTTATATCCAAATCAAAACTATAGTTCTTATTTATTAGACctatactttattttgtttcttctttttaagtaCATTGTGAAGCAAGAAAGGTTGAATCTTATAGCTTTTCTCTAAACTAAAgctttttgtaactttttgaGGGTTGGCTTGCAAAACTTAAATAAGAATTATACCATTGAGGCAAAATTTGCTAGACCTTATAAATTactctaatttattatttttcccttttcatttGAAACCTAAGAAACCCAACTCCACCAATATCTTAAATGTATTCACTTTCACTCCATAAATACATTTAGATTGAAATAATTGTATCCCAACACATTACAATAAATATAGACATAAACTGATTTTTACactcaattttaaatacaatctttacaaaaatgtcaaaatatttattgatcaATTTGTCGGTGAAAACATCAATGAAACCATAAtggaaaaaattgtaaattaagcttttattagataataaaaaataaaaaatttaaatctaaactaaccttgtgatttaaaaaagaaactatatgAATGTTGATAATAAAACCTAATGTAAGTTGGgcaatatatttgaaataaaatagaattaaacatCCAACTTAGAAGTTTATAGTACAAACCTAATGTAAGATGTACTCATTTGGAATCACAAAATAATGGTCAATTCCCAGCCtcccaagaaaagaaaacctttaCATTAAGgattaaaaatacaaagcaAAGATGTATAAGATAATTAGAAGATGAATGTTGATTGCTGtagaatattttatataatacatGATGAGgtcaaaaataaagaatgagCCAGAAAGTAAGAACTAACAAAACTTCAATCTGGGGCACAGCCAGCAATATATATCTCAGGCATCAAGGAGAGGGAAGAGATGTTCGGGCCATTTGGGATAAACACGTTTGTATAAGCTCATGCACACTGTGTCATGTTGCTGTAAAACTCCATTGAAAACACACTTCATTGCTCCTGTGATTCACACAAGATTTTACATCTCATGTTATATTAACGACTAACATAATACTCAGGAGTTGCGAGAGTAAGTAGATAGATGTTTTGGGGTATTAGGGTGGTTACCGTGTGTTCCAACAGGTTCCTTGATGCGACCGCGTTTCCCACCCTTCGTCGACACATCGACAGGCTGCATCAAAGATTCAACATTAGAGGGAAAaaccacaaaataaaataatgagaaCAGGTAAAGTGCTTTTTCCCCAAGGTAAAGTGCTTTTGGATCAACCTCTACAAGTCCCCGTCAGTTAGGATGTAAGATATAACAAGAATATATCGAaagataaactaaaaaaaaattaaagagaaaccAAGTAATTGAGGTACTTGGACCCTCCTCAAAAAATTCTCTCAACGCCTAAATTGTTTACTAAAATTATGCATCCCTAACCTCTATTTATAGTTTTGAGAGTTGAATCCAAATTTTGTTACATCTATAAATCTTTTAGCATTGtgctatatttgttaataaattGATATCTTAGCAGACTCCcgaaaacaaattcattgcTTCTGGCCCCAAAATCAATGCCAGGGAAATGGAAATCTtagctttttctttctccagATTCCTCATCAAAACCAACTACAAGTTTCCTCCACACCACTTCAACCACAGATTAGTTACTAAGAGAATTATAGACAGTTTCACCCTACCAGATGAGTCCTAGACCCATCTATCAACCACAGAGTAGTTACTAAGAGAATTATAGAGCATTGTTCTTTGATGATATTAGAATTCTTTGATTTCAAACCGATTCCAACAAAAGATAACAAATTTACCAACTGATATGCATTTCCTTACCTTAAACCATCTCACGTCATCAGGATTATGAAACATGTATCTCACAGTAGCTTTTAGTTTTGATACTCGTTGAGGATAACTGCAcgtagaaaaaggaaaaaagctTCAGTTCATGTAATTAAGAATTTCCCATAAAGCAtcaaattaattctaaaacaTAAGAACCTAcagaaattttatgaaaataaaagctGTTGAACTAATATTTAGTTGTTAACTGACTGCAAGTTCAAGAATGAAGTAGAGTATTGAGATATGAAATATTTACTTTCATAAGAAAcaacgagaaaaaaaaatcaactgcGGCATTAAGCATACAGGTAGGTAAGCTCAAAGAGTTTTACTAAGACAAATTTGATTTGTATACAACCAGCTCTCTTGTTcgataaagaaataaaaacaaaaaacaaaaatcttcaaatgtagagataaaataatcattacgTAGTTGATAAGCTCATAGATGGCATTACCCAGATAAAAtaatcttcttcaaaattatcCGTCTGGGGTCGATGCTCTTTAACGAACCAGAAGCAGCAAATGAAGTATTTCCTTCAACATTCTTAAGAACTATCAAAGGAAGGGGAGCAAATGATATAGGAGCGTAAATTGAAGCTATGGAAAATCTTCCACCATGAAGAAATCTCTCCATCTTGTGCTTGTCGGAATTGAAGTTGTCGGTTGAAAATATAGGCCTGAAAAGTTAAGAGatatttatctaaaataaaaacaaaaaagtaaaagataagATGTCTTGTATGGCAAAGTTGAAAAAGTACCTTGTAACAAATTGACGAAAACCAACATGAAacaccaatttttcttttcccttgaGGGGAGGAGAATTCTTATCATGTATCTTGGCGTTCTCTTCGGAAACATCATGCTTCTTGATGCTGCAAACAACAAGATTGGTTGAAACTTGGAAGCAAGAAATTAATCACAATGGAACACATGACGACTGAGAAACTGGAAGTACCTGAAATGGAGAACAGACATCTTGGATTCATGCTGCAGAAGTCCACAAGCTGTGATTGGCATTGACTTCGCTAACTCACACAATTTCAAAGCAGCACCAACTGGCACTTCCTTCACATGAAGCCTTAAATAGGAGCATGATGCCACACAGTGATCTCCGTTCCCTTGCTCTATTTCTAAAGCTTTAGCAAGAACATGCTTTTGTGTTCTGGCGATGTTATTGAATTCAAAAATTCTAGCATAGTCTTGAGGCAAACTCTCCTGGATAAAGAGGAACAGTAGGTTTAGTGAACTTTAGTAATGTTTAGTAATAGTATGCGAAATCATAATTGAATATAACTGTACCTGGGGATCCCATGAGGATGTTCTAAAGGACTTGAGACCTCTATACCTTGCAAACCGCTTTCTTGCAGGGATATCCATAGGTGTATCCACTTCATCTGGGAATTCTGtaacagaaaaagaaggaaaattataaaaaatctgTGTATAACATAACACAAACTACCCACCACAAACTTTCATGTTCAATCATACTATATGTAAGAAATTGACATATTAACCTCGTATTAGAATGGAAAAACTACACGCAAACTGCCATGTAATGTTTCGATTGATTAATTAGAGATTGGGGGTAACAAATTGCTCAACCTAGAAAACTATCAATAAGATGAGCATCTACAATTcttcaaaatccaaaagaaataaatgacTAACCTTCATCTTCAGCATGGgcattttttatcttttgaatcTCAtccaatttttgttcatttgtcATTTCATCATCCTGCATTGCGATTAAATTTAAGTGCCTAGAAGCATCAAGAAGAAATTGTAGATGGAAGTGACAAGTAGCCAACTTACTCTCATTTAATAcatcaaaattatcaaattagtATAGTCGCAAAATGAATGGCCTTTTCATtgcttaaaattttttatcGTTCCTCTGCTGTAAGGCACAAGCTTTGGTTTACCATTATGTTTATTAATGTGAAttcactcataacctacggCCTCAATTTGACCATTCTGAATAACATTCCAAGGTGTTAACGAGAAAGGTGAAACAAtacttaaaactaaaactgAGCAAACCTACACCATCCTATTCCTTGGCTAGAATTAAACCAACAAATCAAAGATAAGAGTACATATTGAAGATGTTAGGAATACAAGGCCATTCtattctttactttttattgGTTAAAGCGTGTTAAGTCCctagatttaaaaattatattcaacaCGATGAATATTAACAGGACAGACTATTTGAAACTTTCCTCGATACTTTTAAGATCTAACATCCCCTTGTATTCTATTTTCTAGTATCGGTCTTCGATAGTGAATACGGCCGAAGGGAGCTAATTCTCTAGTTTTGACACAATAACCATCTGGAAAAATGAGGAATGGAAATCACAggtcaaaaaataataatgacatTCTCACCATCATCACAGAATCCATATCTGTCTCCcgatcaaaattttcaaactccaaAGATGCTTGATCATCATCACTGATGCCTTGATTATTAAGGTTATTCACTTCATTTGTATAGCTACTGTCTAGCATCATACAATCAGTTTCATTGTCAACATCAGAATCCTCATCCTCGGATTCACCTATGTCCCAAGCTTCCTGTGTGTTTAAATCAAAGCCAAGGAAAATAAGTGTGATGCTGACAAGAAATTTATGAACATGTAAATTGTGGGGGAGAGGATTAGAAGATTAGAAATTCACATGCAAACCTGATATTCAGAAGTGCCATGAGCAAGCGCTCTCTTCcttaaatgtttttctttctgattTCTCTCTGCCTCGGCTCTGTCTGCTTCAGTTGGCCAAGTCTGAGGGAAAGACAAACTATCAGTCATCAAACGTCAACTACAAATAGAACTAATGATATGGGAATGTGGAAGCACCTATTAGCTCTTATAgattattttgaaagcatataaaaaaattagtagtCCATAAATCTCAAACATTCCATATCCCAAGTTAGGTCTTTCTAACTTTtacatgaattttttaatgttttagcACCCACCAGCCACCCTCCCTGTTGACCATATCCTtcccaagaaaaagaaatagcaaACGAAGTTGAGAACAGTAAACTACAAAAGGAAGATCTATGTCTTGAGTCTTGACTTATTCAATGGTTCTCATAAAAAGATTATTTCACGTCAAAGAGAAACACCTGTTCACCGGACAGAGGATCGGGTTCATTCTCAACAACCAATGGCTCATGCTCTGATGGCTCCAACAAACGAATAATCTACAAGTCAAGAAAGGTGTAAATTTAAATGCATAAGAATgtgaacaaaaaataaacaaggACAATACTTCATATGCGCACGTAGAATGCCATTCAAAAGCTTCACTAGGGACAGAATGTCAAGGAAAATATAGATCATATAACCTATCAACGAATGAAATTCCAAACCTATAATTCCTTTTCTCAAACTGAAAAGTAAATGTAGAAACTACTATGCaagattaaacttttaagagacaaatatatcattttcaatttgaacTGCAGCGTGCAAAAGATGAAAGAACAACCCCCTATTTTCCATCTAAATTTTCGTGACCCTGCACTGCACCCAAATCGTATTTCTACCAATAACAAGGTTCCCAAACAATATAGTAGCAATTAGCAAAATGGTTAAAAGGCTCAAACTTCCATTTTAGTTAACAAAAACATCAATGATAATTGAGAGACGTATAGTAATATACCCgataagaaaaatcaaaataatttttttatatatattataaagaaaGCTCAGAATGAGTGACCACAGCACAACAAACAGCCAGGAAAAGTAAAGGTAACTCTACTAATGCAACGAATATGTTCGTTACCTCATCATCCTGAGTATCCATGGCATCTTGTTCAGTTCTTGGATTCAATGGTACTGGATCCTTGAGAACTTCGATTTTGGAAAGCTGGAAATCTCCTGCTCCAGCAACATGAACCTGATGAAAGGAATGGACAACTTGTCAAACTACCTGAAGCaagaaaaatggcaaaactaaaaaaaaaaactgtacCAGTTGATTCACAGAGAGACTTCGAGCACGTAGATAACCAGTGAGAAGAAGGGTACATTTTCCTGGAGTACAATTATCAGCTACCATATCAACCTACGagagaatgagaaaattagcaaaataataactaaCAAACAGATGTTCCTTTTAGCGTGAGGAGAATATCCGTCCAAATTAtgaaatgtattaaaaatacACATATTTAAGAACCTTCTGAGACATCAAATAAGGCCTTTGGGTTCTCCAATGAGGAACAGTGAGCCTTTGCTCTTTAAAAAGCCACATAAACTGCAATACAAatcatgaaaaatgaaataagcaTAAAAAGGTGTGTACACGAACCTAAAAATAACCTACGCTTGTTTACCTTGTGCAACTCATCTTTAGTATCGGCAGCATAAAACTTACAATCCTCAGGAAATTCAGAATTAATGCTagaaatacacatttttttataatcattttttttctttatatctGTGGGTAGGTCCTGccagaaaaggaaaagatttttaactatatatgcaaataattcttttttaaattagaattttcaaaaagtaaataGCATGATTACATACTCGAATAAGCACCGCGGTACTCGGTAAGCCCAGAGATCTTAATACAGAAAGACACTCACTTCCAAATGAATCAATGTAGAGAGATGTACTTCCTTCAATATAGTAACTTGCAGAGGCCACGAAAGCTATTAGGTCAGCTACCTACAAAAATTAGGGACATGACCAATTACAAATCTACATAACAAAACTTAAACCTTGATGagcaaagaaaataacaaaagataCAATTGCATGAGAAGTTAGAACCTTAGCCATCTCCATACATGATTGCAAGTCACCATAGGGTGCTTTTAGTACCTGAAACATAGAAATTTAGCACAGTGAGACCAATCATAAGAATTGGTGCACAAAAGAATTACAAGGGGTTTAGGATAAAGTGCTTCGTTCACGGCTTCAATGAACAAAGAAAAGCATGAAGAAGACTCAGATAGATACAACTTACTGTTGCTCGTAGCTTGTACTCTGAAGAAGCAACTGTGGATGACGAAGCTCCAGGAGCTAATAGAGACAAGAGATCCTCAGCAAGGGGATTCAGGTCTACAGAGGCAGAGAGCCTAAAAAGAACCTGTGGCCATCAtcataatcaataacaattaacgaatagaataaaaaaattgatcaaaacAGGAAATGagaatatagaaaattaagcCCGATATGAAATGCTATGAACATCCTAGCCACTCACTATGACTCTAGGAGGACTCTTCGATCCACTTAATGTTCTTTTATCCTGTAAAACAGCCGCTCTTTTCTGCTCTCGGATCTGcaacaaacaaattcaataatcaaaataaaagaaacccCAGTGGCAATAACACGTGCCCAAGGAAAAGGCAGGGTAGGTAGAAAAAGATTGGACATCAAGTACCATCTTACTACGCTGAAGACGAGCAGCCCGAGCTCCCTTAGCAACATTATTCTTTGTAACTTTGCTTTTATCTAGTGACCCAAAACCCAAATTAGAAACAGATGGCCACACAACCCAAAAATATTagtatagaaaaaattaaaccttgAGTTCCCTACATgaaccaaaaaaaactttaaatgaagaaaacaaaaactaagcttttgtaaattaaacagaaagaagaaaaacaccTTTTAAAGACGTTTTGTGTTGCTGTCGAGTTGCCTTGGATGAGAAGCGTGATTTATGAGGTTTATTAACTTGAGCCCTATTCCCTCCCATCGAAACTGTAAAGATTGCAAGCAGAGTCTGATAGTACACCAATTAGTAATGTTCTTATTTAATTGGTAAATTCAAAGTAGTACAATAGAGAATTGACGAATTGTCAATTCTGAAATAGAAATGCAGCgaacaagaaagaaattagGAACTCTCTCTCTGCCTCTCCTCTCTCACATGGATGAAACAGAAAATTTCACCAAAATGATTCCCCCACTCATTCTCGACTTCTCTGCTATTTAAACCACTTTTTCCTCCTAACTAACTATGGTCCCACCACCGTGGTCCTCATTCCTAGTGCTCACATTCCCCATTACACGTGCACTCCCCTTCTTCCCTTTCCTACTGTATTGTAATATAATTGGAGGTCTAGCAGTCTATATGTCCCCTTTAAGTCCAGCGACCacttttaaaacaagtttATTTACCCAATATATTTCCTACCTAtcgaaataaatatataaattacataGCACTTAAAAAACccttattttcaataaattaggTAACACCCCCAAAATTTCAACACTAAATTAGGGAacattactaaaaaaattggataagaaAGAACATTACTAGAACAATTTTGGAAACATAACATATCCATAAACTTTACGTCTTCACAAAAcaccaaataataatttcaactaCAAAACAATTCGAGAAACAGTCCTCTAACCAGGTACAACAAAACTAAACTCAAGCTAATCTTcgtagaaaatatataaataaataaagtctGTTACAGTTACAACCACCCAATTCAAGGGAAACCACATCAATGTTAAAAACTTCTAGAaagttctttaaaaaaaataaatataagaaacaagCCAAATGGTCAGTCTTTCTCAAGAATCCTATTCAACATCATGAAGGTCGTGGAACTTATCATTGCCTGAAAAACTGTGGGTGATCACTACCAACACGTGTACTGAGCAAGTGGCTCACACTATACTCAATGGCTTACACTTGAAGAGCCATCAAATTCTATGCAAGGTGTGTATCAAGCTATTCACATGACTTGTACATGTTCGTTACATAAtagaaataacaataataacatgCTAACACATGAGCCATCACATCGTGCAATACGCTCTTAATCTCTACTAAAGTGCCAAACCACAGTCGACACTTGCATTTAGTCCACATCCATTTCTATTTGAggcaaaataatattcaacGAACTTTCCTTTGTACGGACATAGAATTCTTCAACTTCTCGCAAAAACTCACCAAAATGATGAGACCTATACATACTTCTAAATAATGTCTTGTATCCGGTCCACATAAGCAACAAGATCACAGCATATGTCATATACGTATTTAACATTCGACAACCAAAATCACATCAAACGAAAAATTAATAGGTAAATTTCGAACCTCGTCACGTTGTTTTCCGGTTGAAAAGCCGCCCAGTTTGTCGCACCCAGGCCAAAATGAGGTTGTGTGGGATCCGTTACGTATGTCACTTTGCACGCAATCGAGAATACGAAGGGAAGAGGGAAGGTGGCGACGGCACTGAACCGAAGAGAGGTGGCGACACTATGAAGAGAGTAGACGTACGTCAGCTGGTGGCGGGATGATTTAGAGTTCTTATTAGGTTAGCacatttatttagttatttatttcaagtctttctcaaaaccctaaaactGATATAAAACCTCATCTAACTTTTACCTTGTTTTTAACACAAAAACTACTAAGCATCAACAGCAAACCGAGAGGGAGATAGTAACTTTCAAATACTAAGCATCAACACAAAAACTAGTAAACCAGTAACTTTTgctcaaaataaataatcactaACATGAAGTCCGATATCGTAGGCTGAGAGGACTCCGGCGGAGACGGTTAAATGAGAAGCCAACGGCGACGGACACTGAGAATGAAAAGCCAGGACAAGAAGGAGAATCGGAGATGGTATGAGAAGCCGAGACGAGAGGGAGAATCAGCGTCGCGGGGAGATGTGAGGAGGCGTGAAGGAGAATCGGCGGCGTGAAGTTAACTCGTGAAGTAGGGAA
This DNA window, taken from Cucumis sativus cultivar 9930 chromosome 6, Cucumber_9930_V3, whole genome shotgun sequence, encodes the following:
- the LOC101207904 gene encoding pre-rRNA-processing protein TSR1 homolog yields the protein MGGNRAQVNKPHKSRFSSKATRQQHKTSLKDKSKVTKNNVAKGARAARLQRSKMIREQKRAAVLQDKRTLSGSKSPPRVIVLFRLSASVDLNPLAEDLLSLLAPGASSSTVASSEYKLRATVLKAPYGDLQSCMEMAKVADLIAFVASASYYIEGSTSLYIDSFGSECLSVLRSLGLPSTAVLIRDLPTDIKKKNDYKKMCISSINSEFPEDCKFYAADTKDELHKFMWLFKEQRLTVPHWRTQRPYLMSQKVDMVADNCTPGKCTLLLTGYLRARSLSVNQLVHVAGAGDFQLSKIEVLKDPVPLNPRTEQDAMDTQDDEIIRLLEPSEHEPLVVENEPDPLSGEQTWPTEADRAEAERNQKEKHLRKRALAHGTSEYQEAWDIGESEDEDSDVDNETDCMMLDSSYTNEVNNLNNQGISDDDQASLEFENFDRETDMDSVMMDDEMTNEQKLDEIQKIKNAHAEDEEFPDEVDTPMDIPARKRFARYRGLKSFRTSSWDPQESLPQDYARIFEFNNIARTQKHVLAKALEIEQGNGDHCVASCSYLRLHVKEVPVGAALKLCELAKSMPITACGLLQHESKMSVLHFSIKKHDVSEENAKIHDKNSPPLKGKEKLVFHVGFRQFVTRPIFSTDNFNSDKHKMERFLHGGRFSIASIYAPISFAPLPLIVLKNVEGNTSFAASGSLKSIDPRRIILKKIILSGYPQRVSKLKATVRYMFHNPDDVRWFKPVDVSTKGGKRGRIKEPVGTHGAMKCVFNGVLQQHDTVCMSLYKRVYPKWPEHLFPLLDA